In a single window of the Candidatus Celerinatantimonas neptuna genome:
- the murQ gene encoding N-acetylmuramic acid 6-phosphate etherase, translated as MNVDLSHMVTESRNSASANIDTLSTLEMLKVINREDQNVAIAVQQVLPQIALAVDAIKTAFASGGRLIYMGAGTSGRLGILDASECPPTFGSDPQQVIGLIAGGSAAILKAVENAEDNRQLGQYDLKQIEITGKDVLVGIAASGRTPYVLGGMNYARSIAATVICVSCNPQSDMAKQADIAITPVVGAEVITGSSRMKAGTAQKLVLNMLTTGAMIQSGKVFGNLMVDVEATNAKLRQRQINIVLEATGVSSGEAEKALMACDRHCKAAIFMLLSGLDAKAAQQQLAKHNGYIRAALAESSLGK; from the coding sequence ATGAATGTTGATTTGAGTCATATGGTGACCGAAAGCCGGAACAGCGCAAGTGCCAATATCGATACCCTATCTACATTAGAGATGCTGAAAGTGATTAACCGTGAAGATCAGAACGTGGCGATTGCCGTGCAGCAAGTTCTTCCTCAGATTGCATTGGCTGTTGATGCGATTAAAACAGCATTTGCATCAGGCGGGCGGTTAATCTATATGGGAGCGGGAACTTCCGGTCGATTAGGGATTTTAGATGCCAGTGAATGTCCGCCGACATTTGGGAGCGATCCGCAGCAGGTGATTGGACTGATTGCCGGAGGGTCGGCTGCAATTTTAAAAGCCGTTGAAAATGCTGAAGATAACCGGCAACTGGGACAATATGACTTAAAACAAATTGAGATCACCGGGAAAGATGTTTTGGTGGGCATTGCTGCAAGTGGCCGCACACCTTATGTTTTAGGGGGAATGAACTATGCCCGCTCCATCGCAGCGACGGTTATCTGCGTAAGCTGCAATCCACAAAGCGACATGGCTAAGCAGGCTGATATTGCTATCACGCCGGTTGTCGGCGCAGAGGTGATTACAGGGTCATCACGCATGAAAGCCGGAACTGCGCAGAAACTCGTGCTAAATATGCTCACCACGGGCGCCATGATCCAAAGTGGTAAGGTTTTTGGAAATTTAATGGTCGACGTTGAGGCAACCAACGCCAAATTACGCCAGCGACAGATCAATATTGTCCTTGAAGCCACCGGTGTGTCATCTGGTGAAGCCGAAAAGGCTTTGATGGCCTGTGACAGACACTGTAAAGCGGCTATTTTTATGCTGTTAAGTGGTCTTGATGCAAAAGCAGCCCAACAACAACTGGCAAAACACAATGGCTATATCCGGGCCGCGCTAGCCGAATCTTCCCTGGGCAAGTGA
- the murR gene encoding HTH-type transcriptional regulator MurR yields MATYQQKVLRMNNDLQVMIAYARVKFTRKDHLIADYLLAHPAPEKIERLAELIGVSASSLTRFIKKLGFSSFKEFYYRYQQQLHESNRIPVENQHDALHYEYVDILQRIHELLDSETTQALCHAIKQRTGFHVYGAGFSTLAAEDLKLRFRRLGKFVEIIRDVDSLDMYGPLLKPDDLLIVLSLNGRNERLAKYLATLKEQGVTIGCITSNKKSRLVHHADHVLLTASLNGEESTGMISAQMPLLMAIDFIYYNYISQYRDSIELWMKTEKSYLNG; encoded by the coding sequence ATGGCCACCTATCAGCAAAAGGTCTTGCGAATGAACAATGATTTACAAGTCATGATTGCCTATGCCAGGGTCAAGTTCACCCGTAAAGATCATCTGATTGCCGACTATCTGTTAGCCCATCCGGCTCCGGAGAAAATCGAAAGGCTGGCCGAGCTTATCGGTGTATCCGCATCGTCGCTGACACGGTTTATTAAAAAATTAGGGTTCTCTTCCTTTAAAGAGTTCTATTATCGCTACCAGCAACAGCTCCATGAGAGCAACCGGATACCGGTCGAAAATCAACATGATGCGTTGCACTACGAATATGTCGATATATTGCAGCGCATTCATGAACTGCTTGATAGCGAAACCACACAAGCCTTATGTCACGCGATCAAGCAACGTACCGGATTTCATGTTTATGGGGCCGGTTTTAGTACTCTGGCAGCCGAAGATCTTAAACTAAGGTTTCGCCGTTTAGGTAAATTTGTTGAGATCATCCGTGATGTCGATTCTCTGGATATGTATGGTCCGTTACTCAAGCCAGATGATCTGTTGATTGTTCTATCGCTCAATGGCCGTAATGAACGATTGGCTAAATATCTTGCAACCTTAAAAGAACAAGGGGTCACGATTGGTTGCATTACTTCAAATAAAAAATCACGGCTGGTCCACCATGCCGATCATGTCTTACTGACTGCTTCGCTCAATGGCGAAGAATCGACCGGCATGATCTCCGCTCAAATGCCGTTATTAATGGCCATTGATTTTATCTATTACAACTACATCTCCCAATATCGGGATTCCATCGAACTGTGGATGAAAACTGAGAAAAGTTATTTAAACGGATAA
- the mngB gene encoding Mannosylglycerate hydrolase: protein MSKTVHVIAHTHWDFEWYFTQPESSVQLVYHMDDLFCALESKQIHQYILDGQLSIVEDYIALAPDNRQKLQHYVKTGQLKIGPWYTQCDQLIISGESIIRNLQLGIQSAEQFGGSWKMGYVPDAFGQSIDMPKIYAGFGIKHSVFWRGLSCDKYPWREFNWGSEDGSIVQCYQLRNGYYLAEDPIRNQPPDQLVEMIQTHTRSDHVPMPYGADQIKVDPSLSERIADYNRRSEQHHHFIESSYEALFEGIDQQSIELETIQGEMIDAQFSKIHRSIYSTRYDHKQLNDRIETRMTLILEPLMTMAAQWGIPYKQTMVNHIWKELLRNHAHDSAGGCNSDRTNRQILNRLQNADQMSEAAVDFLTQKLACSATQTGQTSPVFLFNTLTQPRTERTVLELDTRQPGIVIRDEQGHMIPFSLIDYERRYRGSIKRDDSENDPELYYFHHTIELITDLPALGWRCYQVEECANAQKALPTSSSSHASIASRRFRLTLQDGQLHLGDTLTQSCWQDFLSIRDMGDDGDNYDYSPPQHDWIRRLDFSDATATIRTSAFSQTLCLDGSWSLSSDLNERQHQQTSTEQTYHLELTLSDNAPLDIRLTIDNQACDHRMQLVIDSDIMADCSIADTPFGTVSRPHQHERINDWRELRWKEEPSCIYPLLHHVSLSQSQKTLTLFSCGIKEYEVLSPASPPSDTHSGSIALTLFRSVGWLGKPDLQRRPGIASGQQFKYIPTPDSQLLQPLSFKIGLDLSPTFDPAQLMQSWQRFAVKPLTYQCQQLNRFTNSMRYFNINPLDHTLPLADSFFNLQAPKLVCSAVKCSEAQNGVIVRLYNPSSAPVENAGTIAISRLVKQVSQVSLDEQTLQHMPEQGNQLKLGDFAPKQIKTFKFTLSKSCDSSAGG from the coding sequence ATGAGTAAAACGGTTCACGTTATTGCACACACCCACTGGGACTTCGAATGGTATTTCACACAGCCAGAATCATCCGTTCAGCTGGTTTATCATATGGATGACCTGTTCTGTGCGCTTGAATCAAAGCAGATTCACCAATACATTCTCGATGGTCAACTCAGTATTGTTGAAGATTACATCGCTCTGGCACCGGACAATCGCCAGAAGCTCCAGCATTACGTTAAAACCGGTCAGCTAAAAATCGGCCCCTGGTACACTCAGTGTGATCAACTCATTATCAGTGGTGAATCGATCATCAGAAATCTCCAGCTCGGTATTCAAAGCGCTGAGCAATTCGGGGGCAGCTGGAAGATGGGGTATGTTCCTGATGCATTTGGTCAGAGCATTGATATGCCCAAGATTTATGCCGGATTCGGAATCAAACACAGTGTATTCTGGCGAGGGCTTTCCTGCGACAAATATCCGTGGCGGGAATTTAACTGGGGCAGTGAAGACGGTTCGATCGTGCAATGCTATCAACTTCGAAATGGCTACTATCTGGCAGAAGATCCGATCCGCAATCAGCCACCGGATCAACTTGTTGAAATGATTCAGACCCACACCCGTAGTGATCATGTTCCAATGCCCTACGGAGCCGATCAAATCAAAGTCGATCCGTCACTGAGTGAGCGAATTGCCGATTACAATCGCCGCAGCGAGCAACACCACCACTTTATCGAAAGTAGTTATGAGGCACTGTTTGAGGGCATTGATCAGCAATCCATTGAACTTGAAACTATTCAGGGGGAGATGATCGATGCACAGTTCTCTAAGATCCACCGGTCAATCTATTCAACCCGATATGATCATAAACAACTCAATGATCGCATCGAAACCCGGATGACGCTGATTTTAGAACCATTAATGACCATGGCGGCTCAGTGGGGCATCCCTTATAAGCAGACGATGGTCAATCACATCTGGAAAGAATTACTACGCAATCATGCCCACGATAGTGCCGGAGGTTGTAATAGTGACCGGACCAACCGACAGATCTTAAACCGGCTGCAAAATGCGGATCAGATGTCAGAAGCTGCCGTTGATTTTCTAACACAGAAATTAGCATGCTCTGCCACTCAAACCGGCCAGACCTCACCGGTCTTTTTGTTCAATACTTTAACGCAACCACGCACTGAGCGAACAGTCCTTGAACTCGACACCAGGCAACCGGGGATTGTGATCCGCGATGAACAGGGACACATGATCCCATTTTCGCTCATTGATTATGAGCGCCGCTATCGGGGGTCAATTAAACGCGATGACAGCGAAAATGATCCTGAACTGTATTACTTTCACCATACGATTGAACTGATAACCGATCTACCGGCTCTGGGATGGCGTTGTTATCAGGTTGAAGAATGCGCCAATGCGCAAAAGGCGCTGCCAACGTCCTCTTCATCGCATGCCAGTATTGCCAGCCGCCGCTTCCGGCTCACCTTACAGGATGGTCAGCTGCACCTTGGCGACACCCTGACACAAAGCTGCTGGCAAGATTTTCTGTCCATCCGGGATATGGGCGATGACGGGGATAACTATGACTATTCACCACCACAACATGACTGGATCCGCCGGCTGGACTTTAGTGATGCAACCGCCACCATACGGACCAGCGCATTCAGCCAGACGCTCTGTCTTGATGGTTCTTGGTCTCTGTCCTCCGATCTGAATGAACGTCAGCATCAACAAACCAGCACCGAACAAACCTATCATCTGGAACTGACGTTAAGCGATAATGCCCCTCTTGATATCCGTCTGACTATCGATAATCAGGCCTGTGACCATAGGATGCAGCTGGTGATCGATAGTGATATCATGGCCGATTGCAGCATTGCCGATACCCCTTTTGGCACGGTTTCAAGGCCACATCAACATGAGCGTATTAACGACTGGCGCGAGCTGCGCTGGAAAGAAGAACCCTCCTGCATTTATCCACTGCTTCACCATGTGTCATTGAGTCAATCACAAAAAACACTAACGCTCTTTAGCTGTGGCATCAAAGAGTATGAAGTTCTTTCGCCAGCATCCCCGCCATCTGACACACACAGCGGCTCAATTGCTTTGACGCTGTTTCGCTCAGTTGGCTGGCTAGGGAAACCTGACTTACAGCGCCGCCCCGGCATCGCTTCAGGACAACAATTCAAATACATTCCAACCCCCGACAGCCAGCTGTTACAACCGTTGAGTTTCAAAATCGGGCTCGACCTTAGTCCAACATTTGACCCGGCTCAGTTGATGCAAAGCTGGCAACGTTTTGCAGTCAAACCACTAACTTATCAATGCCAGCAGCTTAATCGTTTCACCAACAGCATGAGGTACTTTAATATCAATCCGCTAGATCATACTCTGCCTCTGGCTGATTCGTTTTTCAATCTTCAAGCACCCAAGCTGGTTTGCAGTGCCGTCAAATGTTCTGAAGCGCAAAATGGCGTCATTGTCAGACTGTACAATCCATCATCTGCACCCGTTGAAAATGCAGGAACGATTGCCATATCCAGACTGGTGAAGCAGGTTTCACAAGTCTCACTGGACGAACAAACACTTCAGCATATGCCTGAACAGGGAAATCAATTGAAATTAGGCGATTTTGCACCGAAGCAGATTAAGACATTTAAATTCACTCTGAGCAAATCTTGCGATTCATCCGCGGGGGGTTAA
- the fruA_2 gene encoding PTS system fructose-specific EIIB'BC component encodes MMKIVAITSCAAGISHTFMAEKALLDAGEKAGYTIRVETQGNIGTQTPLTAGEIQEADLVIIASDVTIDLSRFKQKRVYQTSTNEVIGNALSIIETAQDKATVFSGVEQLLENNGKGTSVGGVTLGTARHNAFFRHTMSGVGYMIPMATCGLLLALANIFAFHTDAQGHMVKWGFDNSTNLGYFMSHLFQVGKVGFTLMIPLFAGFVANSIADRPAIAPAMIGAYIANDPTFLETKTGGSFLAALLIAFIVGYFVLLLKRIPWPKFIQPSVPILIIPVISTFFIFIFVLYGIGKPISLSMDAMYHWLNVLVTQHQSSTFLIGAVIGGMIGFDFGGPINKTAYVFSTAVYIDTLGQYGIHGANLLPFTAVQAAISIAPLGVFVASRLFKRKFAADERNAANAACAMGLVGVSEGAIPFAAANPLQVIVASVCGSALAGGLVGLWGIKNFGGLGSPLGTIIGYIQQPWPIVSWLLCTGAGILVTALIIGFWRKEITTETGDAHV; translated from the coding sequence ATGATGAAAATAGTCGCTATTACCTCTTGTGCTGCGGGAATTTCGCATACGTTTATGGCTGAAAAAGCCCTGTTAGATGCCGGGGAAAAAGCCGGATATACCATACGTGTCGAAACCCAAGGCAATATCGGAACTCAAACCCCTCTAACAGCAGGCGAAATTCAAGAAGCCGATCTGGTGATTATTGCCAGTGATGTCACCATTGATTTAAGCCGTTTTAAGCAAAAACGGGTCTATCAAACCTCCACGAATGAAGTGATAGGCAATGCTTTATCGATAATTGAAACCGCTCAGGATAAAGCTACCGTATTCAGCGGTGTCGAACAGCTCTTGGAAAATAATGGCAAAGGCACATCGGTTGGCGGCGTCACTTTAGGCACAGCCAGACACAATGCTTTTTTCCGTCATACGATGAGTGGTGTCGGGTATATGATCCCAATGGCGACCTGTGGTCTGCTGCTGGCACTGGCCAATATCTTTGCCTTTCACACAGATGCACAGGGCCATATGGTGAAATGGGGGTTCGATAATTCCACGAATCTGGGCTATTTCATGTCTCATCTGTTTCAGGTTGGGAAAGTCGGTTTTACCTTAATGATCCCTTTGTTTGCAGGGTTTGTAGCAAATTCCATTGCTGATCGCCCCGCGATTGCCCCGGCGATGATCGGCGCCTACATTGCCAACGACCCAACCTTTCTTGAGACCAAAACCGGCGGCAGTTTTCTGGCGGCACTTTTAATTGCTTTTATCGTCGGATACTTCGTTCTGTTACTCAAACGTATCCCCTGGCCCAAATTTATTCAGCCTTCAGTCCCCATTTTGATCATTCCGGTGATTTCAACCTTCTTTATCTTCATCTTTGTGTTATATGGCATCGGTAAGCCTATCTCGTTATCCATGGATGCGATGTATCACTGGCTGAATGTGTTAGTCACCCAACATCAGAGCTCTACATTCCTTATCGGTGCGGTCATCGGCGGCATGATTGGGTTTGACTTCGGTGGACCGATTAACAAAACCGCGTATGTTTTCAGTACCGCAGTTTATATCGATACATTGGGTCAATATGGCATTCATGGTGCGAACTTGTTGCCATTTACTGCGGTACAGGCCGCGATTTCCATCGCACCTTTAGGCGTGTTTGTCGCATCACGATTATTTAAACGCAAATTTGCTGCCGACGAGCGAAATGCAGCCAATGCGGCCTGCGCGATGGGTCTGGTCGGGGTATCGGAAGGGGCGATTCCGTTTGCCGCAGCCAATCCTTTGCAAGTGATTGTCGCCAGTGTCTGCGGCTCGGCATTAGCCGGTGGATTAGTCGGATTATGGGGCATCAAGAACTTTGGCGGGCTGGGCTCACCACTTGGCACCATCATCGGTTATATCCAACAACCCTGGCCAATTGTTTCCTGGCTACTGTGCACCGGAGCCGGAATTCTAGTCACAGCATTGATCATCGGTTTCTGGCGCAAAGAGATTACAACTGAAACAGGAGACGCGCATGTTTAA
- the pfp gene encoding Pyrophosphate--fructose 6-phosphate 1-phosphotransferase — MRIGIVISGGDGAGINNFIFQIAKLIHAKITLFDGGIIGLLEHRFRDVSYRDLLDFSVSPMPILSSGRTSRLLNKEEYQQIYNVLKKKKIDILILAGGDGSLKFLSELSRFDINCFGIGMTIDNNVMGSEYTIGFSTACEQVLKEVAKIRNTGRALPHRVFMIEVLGANCGELTLHSAIKSSADFALIPEFQIPIDVLAKRVRQKSAIQNSVVILCSEAYSQEYTSGFQGAIHTVSEQLEPLINNRIRKSIIGFSLRNGEPTTEEIYQGTVMAAEVVRCINSGMKNKIIIINSSNKPIPIDLNGIMERTVDTDGHYFKLAKRLAII; from the coding sequence ATGAGAATTGGCATTGTAATTAGTGGTGGAGATGGAGCTGGAATTAATAACTTTATATTTCAGATAGCCAAGCTTATTCATGCAAAAATAACATTATTTGATGGGGGAATTATTGGCCTGTTGGAACATCGGTTTCGTGATGTTTCATATCGGGATCTCCTCGATTTTTCTGTGTCTCCAATGCCAATACTTTCATCAGGTAGAACATCGAGACTTTTGAATAAAGAAGAATATCAGCAGATATACAATGTTCTTAAGAAGAAAAAAATAGATATTTTGATATTAGCTGGAGGTGATGGTTCATTAAAGTTTTTAAGTGAATTAAGCCGCTTTGATATCAATTGTTTCGGAATTGGAATGACCATTGATAATAATGTTATGGGGAGTGAATACACCATTGGTTTCTCGACTGCCTGTGAGCAGGTCCTTAAAGAAGTAGCAAAAATAAGAAATACAGGAAGAGCTCTGCCTCACCGGGTTTTTATGATTGAAGTTTTGGGGGCAAACTGTGGTGAATTAACCTTGCATTCAGCAATAAAATCGAGTGCCGATTTTGCACTGATTCCAGAATTCCAAATCCCGATAGACGTTTTAGCTAAACGAGTTCGTCAAAAATCGGCGATACAAAATAGTGTTGTTATTTTGTGTTCTGAGGCGTATTCCCAGGAATATACATCGGGTTTTCAGGGTGCGATTCATACTGTTTCAGAACAGTTAGAACCATTAATAAATAACCGGATTAGAAAATCAATTATTGGTTTTAGTCTGAGAAATGGAGAGCCAACAACGGAGGAAATATATCAGGGTACAGTCATGGCTGCAGAGGTTGTTCGCTGCATTAATAGTGGAATGAAAAATAAAATAATAATTATTAATTCGAGTAATAAACCAATCCCGATCGATTTGAATGGAATAATGGAACGGACAGTAGATACTGACGGTCATTATTTTAAGTTGGCAAAACGGTTGGCAATAATCTAA
- the ulaA_2 gene encoding Ascorbate-specific PTS system EIIC component, with protein sequence MNAIIEFIVKDLLGQAAILVGIIAMLGLILQKKSVGKVFEGSFKTLLGFLVMMAGINIIVETLTYLNEIFTHGFGMQGYITDVAAIAGLANRQLGTEVAMTLLVIFATNIIIARLSPFKYIFLTGQALLWMSTIGAVICYKAGLSGVSLVLTGGIFGGIMAVVMPALAQPVVRKITGSDDVALGHFCTIGYLVQAAVAKVVGKGSRSTEDIHLPESFKFLQDTYLSMAVVMVPMYLIPAIAAGPVYITRFAGGMNYLMYSFMQSMTFVAGVFVLYSGVRLLLNELVPAFRGIAMRLVPDAKPALDCPVLFPYAPNAVIVGFLATTLGSVIGMLVFPMFGMAMILPGLLTNFFAGGTAGIFGNAIGGRRGALIGGVVHGLFITFLPAILIPMLEVYGFKGVTFSDSDVISTGLVLGHALNGHWWFVSLFIIFVVAIAVFVNGSLKREKVDETAQLQ encoded by the coding sequence ATGAACGCAATTATAGAATTTATCGTCAAGGATTTATTAGGTCAGGCTGCCATATTAGTTGGTATTATTGCCATGTTGGGGTTGATCTTACAAAAGAAATCAGTGGGTAAGGTTTTTGAAGGGAGTTTTAAAACGCTTCTGGGTTTTTTAGTGATGATGGCAGGTATTAATATCATTGTCGAAACCCTGACTTATCTTAATGAGATTTTCACCCATGGCTTTGGTATGCAAGGCTATATTACCGATGTTGCGGCGATTGCCGGGTTAGCAAACCGGCAGTTGGGAACGGAAGTTGCGATGACATTGCTGGTCATTTTTGCGACCAATATTATTATTGCCCGATTGTCACCGTTTAAATACATCTTTCTGACCGGGCAGGCATTGCTGTGGATGAGCACGATTGGTGCGGTGATTTGCTATAAAGCCGGGTTATCGGGTGTATCTTTGGTGCTGACTGGCGGTATATTCGGCGGCATTATGGCGGTGGTGATGCCGGCGCTGGCTCAGCCTGTCGTGCGAAAAATCACCGGTAGCGATGATGTGGCTCTGGGGCATTTTTGTACGATTGGATACCTGGTCCAGGCCGCAGTGGCTAAAGTTGTCGGAAAAGGCTCTCGTTCGACAGAAGATATCCATCTCCCTGAATCCTTTAAATTTTTACAGGATACCTACCTTTCAATGGCTGTTGTGATGGTGCCGATGTATCTGATTCCGGCAATTGCCGCAGGGCCTGTTTATATCACCAGGTTTGCCGGTGGCATGAATTATCTGATGTATTCGTTTATGCAATCGATGACCTTCGTGGCCGGTGTCTTTGTGCTCTATTCCGGTGTGCGGTTGTTACTGAATGAACTGGTTCCAGCATTTCGTGGCATTGCCATGCGATTGGTTCCTGATGCTAAACCGGCACTGGATTGTCCTGTGCTATTTCCTTATGCACCCAATGCCGTCATTGTCGGATTTTTAGCAACCACATTAGGGTCTGTGATCGGGATGTTGGTGTTCCCTATGTTTGGAATGGCCATGATTTTACCCGGGCTTTTGACCAACTTTTTTGCTGGCGGAACTGCCGGAATTTTTGGAAATGCGATAGGTGGCCGGCGCGGAGCGCTCATCGGTGGTGTCGTCCATGGACTATTTATCACATTTTTACCGGCTATTCTCATCCCTATGCTGGAGGTCTATGGATTTAAAGGGGTGACCTTTAGTGATTCTGATGTGATATCTACCGGACTGGTTTTAGGTCATGCACTGAACGGTCACTGGTGGTTCGTTTCACTGTTTATCATTTTTGTCGTGGCAATTGCTGTCTTTGTAAATGGTTCTTTAAAAAGGGAAAAAGTAGATGAAACTGCACAACTTCAATGA
- the fbaA_1 gene encoding putative fructose-bisphosphate aldolase, with the protein MKLHNFNELNAIAKQRGFHALGSFNVHCLEMLPAYFKAARVTNSPIMLQISTGTARYVGYELLVDSVKCLSETMDIPACLHLDHCADIDAIRQAIIKGFSSVMYDGSDLSLEENIANTNQVIEFARLFNVSVEAELGAIGGSEDGKAIADEDIAFTRVEDAKYFIERAPVDMLAVSIGTVHGSYTAKVNIQHQRLSAIREVTHIPLVLHGGTGVSDADIRKVITNGIDKVNVGTQMNVQFVDQCKTTFSQGKVNDSVRKFFIPANDAVEQVIVEKINLFR; encoded by the coding sequence ATGAAACTGCACAACTTCAATGAGTTAAATGCCATAGCGAAACAGCGGGGATTTCATGCGCTGGGTTCATTTAATGTCCATTGTCTTGAAATGCTTCCCGCATATTTTAAGGCTGCCAGAGTGACGAACAGCCCGATTATGTTGCAGATTTCAACCGGAACAGCCCGATATGTCGGTTACGAGCTGTTGGTCGATTCGGTGAAATGTTTATCGGAAACGATGGATATTCCGGCTTGTTTACACCTGGATCATTGCGCTGATATCGATGCGATTCGACAGGCTATCATCAAAGGATTCAGCAGTGTTATGTATGACGGTTCGGATCTGTCTTTAGAAGAGAATATAGCGAATACCAATCAGGTGATTGAATTTGCCCGCTTATTCAACGTATCGGTCGAGGCGGAATTAGGGGCGATTGGTGGCTCTGAAGATGGCAAAGCGATCGCCGACGAAGACATTGCGTTTACCCGGGTAGAGGATGCCAAATATTTTATCGAAAGGGCCCCTGTTGACATGTTAGCGGTCAGTATTGGAACGGTACATGGCTCTTATACGGCTAAAGTGAATATTCAGCATCAGCGTCTATCTGCCATTCGTGAGGTGACCCATATTCCACTGGTATTGCATGGTGGTACTGGGGTGAGTGATGCGGATATTCGAAAGGTTATTACCAACGGGATTGACAAAGTGAATGTCGGAACGCAGATGAATGTACAGTTTGTCGACCAGTGTAAAACCACCTTCAGTCAGGGGAAGGTCAATGATTCCGTTCGCAAGTTCTTTATTCCGGCCAATGATGCTGTTGAACAAGTGATCGTTGAAAAAATTAATCTGTTTAGATAA
- the ulaC_2 gene encoding Ascorbate-specific PTS system EIIA component, translating into MNIKDILIQADAIQVGVAVERWQDAIQLAAEPLIRGGYIEPRYRDAIITSTQKNGAYYVFEDEHLAIPHARPECGVLENGFSLVTLQTPVSIAGSSAVDILILFGATDSNTHIQEGLTVIFRMLDDENRLQALRCASSKQEVIAIL; encoded by the coding sequence ATGAACATCAAAGATATTTTGATTCAGGCTGATGCCATTCAGGTTGGTGTTGCGGTTGAACGCTGGCAGGATGCCATTCAACTGGCTGCGGAACCTCTGATTCGCGGCGGCTACATCGAACCCCGTTATCGGGATGCCATTATTACGAGTACGCAGAAAAACGGAGCCTATTACGTGTTTGAAGATGAACATCTGGCGATTCCTCATGCCCGTCCTGAGTGTGGTGTGCTTGAGAATGGTTTCAGCCTGGTGACGTTACAAACGCCTGTTTCAATTGCCGGAAGTAGCGCCGTCGATATTCTGATTTTATTTGGAGCAACTGATAGTAACACGCATATTCAGGAAGGATTAACGGTCATTTTCCGGATGCTTGATGATGAAAACAGGCTGCAGGCATTGCGTTGTGCCAGCTCAAAACAAGAGGTTATAGCTATATTATGA